Part of the Bacillus sp. N1-1 genome, GCCTTTATAGCACCGTTTTGGATCATTTTTCTCATATTTAATATCTATCCCGTAGCACTAACCTTCTACTATAGTTTTACAAATTACAGCGGTAGTGGAACGGCAGAAGTTGTAGGCTTTGCGAATTACCAACGATTAATTGCTGACTCCTATTTTGTAGAGGCATTCTTTAATACATGGAAAATATGGGGTGTGAACTTTGCCCTCCAAATTGTAATTGCACTTATTCTAGCCATGATCTTCTCAGATGCGCGAGTGAAAATGAAAGGACTTTCATTCTTCCGTTCGATCTTCTACCTACCAAATTTAATTACGGTCAGTTCGGTAGCCCTATTATTTGGAATTCTACTAGATTGGCAGCATGGATCGTTAAATATGGTTTTAATGAATATCGGGGTTATCTCAGAGCCTATCAACTGGTTGAATCAGCCAACAACTGCTCAACTTTCAGTATCTCTAATTCTCACGTGGATGTGGTTTGGACATTCCTTCATCGTCGTTATGGCGGGTGTATCAGGAATTTCCACTGATTTCTATGAAGCTGCTTTAATTGACGGAGCGAATCGTTGGCAAACCTTCACCAAAATTACGCTTCCTTTGTTAAAACCGATCCTTCTTTACATTATGATTACCTCGTTAATTGGTGGTCTCCAGCTATTTGATTTACCTATGCTTTTAACAGATGGTATTGGTTCTCCAGATGGATCGTTAAATACGATGGTTCTCTACTTATACAACCAGGCATTTAAGTACAACAATTATGGTTACGCTGCTGCAGTTGCATACGGGCTGTTTATTATTACAGTGATCTTCTCAGCAATTGTTTTTAAATCAATGTATGGCAACGAGCGTAAACAAGCGAGGCGGGTGTAAATCATGATCGACCGATCAGAAATCGAAAACAATGTGACGCCTGAACAACTGGCGAAAAGAACGCTGATCCCTCAAGAAAAAAAGACGAAGAAGCGTCGCTCGATTGTGAAGGGGATTATTTATGCGCTACTCATTTTAACTGCGGTTATTTGTTTTATTCCATTCCTTATGATGCTTGTCAATGCAACGCGTTCAAATGATGCGATTCTTACTGGGTTTACGTTAATTCCTGGTACAGCACTGATGGAGAACTATCGCACGATGATGGATTACGTAAACATCTGGAATGGTTTTAAAAATAGTTTAATTATTTCGGTACTTGTTACGCTTTTAACTGGCTACTTTTCAGCTCTAACTGCGTATGGGTTTGCTTTCTATACGTTTAAAGGAAAGAATTTCTTGTTCGTTTTTATGCTTGTCATGATGATGGTACCAGGTCAGTTAGGTTTGATCGGATTTTACGAGCTTTGTAAAAACCTTGGCATTCTGGATACGTTCATCCCATTGATTGTCCCGGCGGTTGCTAGTCCATTTGTTGTGTTCTTCTTACGTCAGTACATTCAAACGACGCTTCATCCAAGCTTAATCGAAGCGGCTCGAATTGACGGAGCAAGTGAATGGCGGATCTTCCATACGGTTGCGATTCCGATCATGATGCCAGCAGTGGCAACGATGTCGATCTTTACTTTCATAGGCTCATGGAACAACTACATTATGCCGTTAGTGATTCTATTTTCACCAGAAAAGTACACGCTACCGGTTTTGATGGGGTTCCTAAAAGGTTCACAAGTCGCACAAAATTTAGGTTCTATGTATCTAGGTATCGCCATTTCTGTTGTACCGATCATGATCGCCTTTCTATTTTTATCTAAATATATCGTTAATAGTATTTCAGCAGGAGCTGTTAAAGAGTAGAGGAGTGGAAGTATATGAATTTCAATAAAGACTTTACGTTTGGAACGGCAACATCTTCGTATCAAATTGAAGGTGCCCACAACGAGGGAGGAAGAACTCCTTCAATCTGGGACATGTTCTGTGATATCCCAGGTAAAGTGTATGAACAACACAATGGTAATGTAGCTTGTGATCACTACCATCGCTATGAAGAAGACATCCAAATTATTAAAGAACTTGGAGTAGACAGTTACCGCTTCTCCATCGCATGGCCACGAATATTCCCAGCGAAGGGGGATTATAATCCAGAGGGAATGGCCTTCTACAAAACATTAGCAAAACGATTGCGTGAAGAAGGCATTAAGCCAGCTGTTACTCTCTACCACTGGGATCTTCCAATGTGGGCACATGAAGAAGGCGGTTGGGTAAACCGAGATTCAGTCGAGTGGTTCTTGGATTATGCAAAAGTTTGCTTCCGTGAGCTTGATGGATTAGTAGATTCATGGATTACGCACAACGAACCATGGTGTGCTGGCTTCCTTGGGTATCATATGGGCGTTCATGCTCCGGGACATACGAACTTAGATGAAGCTCTTCGTGCTGTTCACCACATGCTTTTATCTCATGGAGAAGCGGTGAATCTGTTGAAAAACGAATTTGCTTCGACTACATCCATTGGGATTACGTTAAATTTATCGCCTGTTTATCCGAAAACGGATTCGGTCAACGATCGCCTTGCAGCAAATAACTCAGATGGTTACTCAAATCGCTGGTTCTTAGATCCAGTTTTTAAAGGAAGCTACCCAGTAGACATGATGAACTTGTTCTCCAAATATGTTCATAATTATGATTTTATTCAAGAGGGCGATTTGCAGACAATATCCACTCAATGTGATTTCTTTGGTATCAATTTCTATAGTCGCGGATTAGTGGAATTTAACGCAGCGAATGATTTTCTAACTCAAGGTGCACATTCCGACTATGAGAAAACAGGAATGGGCTGGGATATCGCACCAAATGAATTTAAAGACCTAATTAGAAGATTAAGAAACGAATATACAGATCTCCCAATTTATATTACGGAAAATGGCGCAGCTTACGATGATAAGGTGGAAGACGGACGAGTTCACGATCAAAATCGAATCGATTACGTGGAAAAGCATCTTCAAGCTGTTTCAGATTTAAATGAAGAAGGCATGAACATTCAGGGCTACTATTTGTGGTCGTTGCTTGATAATTTCGAATGGAGCTTTGGGTATGATAAGCGTTTTGGCATAATCCACGTGAATTATGAAACGCAAGAACGAATCTGGAAAGACAGTGCATTGTGGTATGCGGACATTGTGAAGAATAGAGGATCCGTTCTGCCACTTAATGCATAGAAGGAAGGGGCATTCTGTGAAAACAAAAACAATTACTCATATTCAATCGGCTAGAGATAACGGAGACCTTCTTAACGTTAAAGAACCACTAGAAGTCTCATCTCTTCCAAATGAAGATGCTACTCGGATTAAGCTTAATCCAAATGAAACATATCAAACAATACTGGGGTTTGGTGGTGCCTTTACAGAGGCATCTGCTCATACCCTTTCTCTTATTAGCGAAGAGAAAAGGAATGAAGTTATTCATCGCTATTTTCATCCAGAAGAAGGGCTTGGCTATCGTTTCGGTCGTACTCATATGAATAGCTGTGATTTTTCGCTTGAGAACTATACTTATGTTCATTTAGGTGACGAGGAATTAAAAAGTTTCTCTATTGATCGAGAGAAGAAACTCGTTATCCCTCTTATAAAGGACGCAACAAAAATAGCGAGGGAAAATTTGAATATCGTCGCTTCTCCATGGAGTCCTCCACATTGGATGAAAAGCAATTATGATATGAATCATGGGGGGAAGCTCTTACCTGAATACCACTCTATTTGGGCGGACTACTATATGAAGTATATAGATGCTATGGAAGCAG contains:
- a CDS encoding sugar ABC transporter permease, whose product is MKNLNRYGYAFIAPFWIIFLIFNIYPVALTFYYSFTNYSGSGTAEVVGFANYQRLIADSYFVEAFFNTWKIWGVNFALQIVIALILAMIFSDARVKMKGLSFFRSIFYLPNLITVSSVALLFGILLDWQHGSLNMVLMNIGVISEPINWLNQPTTAQLSVSLILTWMWFGHSFIVVMAGVSGISTDFYEAALIDGANRWQTFTKITLPLLKPILLYIMITSLIGGLQLFDLPMLLTDGIGSPDGSLNTMVLYLYNQAFKYNNYGYAAAVAYGLFIITVIFSAIVFKSMYGNERKQARRV
- a CDS encoding carbohydrate ABC transporter permease, whose product is MIDRSEIENNVTPEQLAKRTLIPQEKKTKKRRSIVKGIIYALLILTAVICFIPFLMMLVNATRSNDAILTGFTLIPGTALMENYRTMMDYVNIWNGFKNSLIISVLVTLLTGYFSALTAYGFAFYTFKGKNFLFVFMLVMMMVPGQLGLIGFYELCKNLGILDTFIPLIVPAVASPFVVFFLRQYIQTTLHPSLIEAARIDGASEWRIFHTVAIPIMMPAVATMSIFTFIGSWNNYIMPLVILFSPEKYTLPVLMGFLKGSQVAQNLGSMYLGIAISVVPIMIAFLFLSKYIVNSISAGAVKE
- a CDS encoding GH1 family beta-glucosidase, yielding MNFNKDFTFGTATSSYQIEGAHNEGGRTPSIWDMFCDIPGKVYEQHNGNVACDHYHRYEEDIQIIKELGVDSYRFSIAWPRIFPAKGDYNPEGMAFYKTLAKRLREEGIKPAVTLYHWDLPMWAHEEGGWVNRDSVEWFLDYAKVCFRELDGLVDSWITHNEPWCAGFLGYHMGVHAPGHTNLDEALRAVHHMLLSHGEAVNLLKNEFASTTSIGITLNLSPVYPKTDSVNDRLAANNSDGYSNRWFLDPVFKGSYPVDMMNLFSKYVHNYDFIQEGDLQTISTQCDFFGINFYSRGLVEFNAANDFLTQGAHSDYEKTGMGWDIAPNEFKDLIRRLRNEYTDLPIYITENGAAYDDKVEDGRVHDQNRIDYVEKHLQAVSDLNEEGMNIQGYYLWSLLDNFEWSFGYDKRFGIIHVNYETQERIWKDSALWYADIVKNRGSVLPLNA